The Elephas maximus indicus isolate mEleMax1 chromosome 19, mEleMax1 primary haplotype, whole genome shotgun sequence genome contains a region encoding:
- the CHRNE gene encoding acetylcholine receptor subunit epsilon isoform X1 encodes MAEALLCVLLFLGLLGSSEGNNEELRLYHHLFDNYDPGSRPVRGPEDTVTITIKVTLTNLISLNEKEETLTSSVWIGIDWQDYRLNYSKDDFGGIETLRVPSELVWLPEIVLENNIDGQFGVAYDANVLVLEGGSVSWLPPAIYRSTCAVEVTYFPFDWQNCSLVFRSQTYNSREVEFVFAVDDAGETVNKIDIDTEAYTENGEWAIDFCPGVIRRHDGGSADGPGDTDVIYTLIIRRKPLFYIINIIVPCVLISSLVLLAYFLPAQAGGQKCTVSINVLLAQTVFLFLIAQKIPETSLSVPLLGRYLIFVMVVATLIVMNCVIVLNVSLRTPTTHAMSPRLRHVLLELLPRLLGSGPPPAAPRAASPPRRASSVGILLRAEELILKKPRSELVFEGQRYRRGTWAATLCQSLGAAAPEVRCCVDVVNFVAESTRDQEATGEVGHCRGPFLCCWMAQGPPYDSACAHSSSGGVRLGAHGEGPGQHLLLGRLGALQRGLWPHLPRGFPQPGAPSAFPPVHTDLSPCSRGLQPSYSSPGGLYYDPSPLPIINLHFEFSSGIVCALACRSEL; translated from the exons GCAGCAGTGAGGGGAACAATGAGGAATTGCGTCTTTATCACCATCTCTTCGACAACTATGACCCAGGAAGCCGCCCAGTGAGGGGGCCTGAGGACactgtcaccatcaccatcaaGGTTACCCTGACCAATCTCATCTCACTG AATGAGAAAGAGGAGACCCTCACTTCCAGCGTCTGGATTGGAATC GATTGGCAGGATTACCGACTCAACTACAGCAAGGACGACTTCGGGGGCATAGAAACCCTGCGGGTCCCTTCAGAACTCGTGTGGTTACCAGAAATTGTGCTGGAAAACAA CATCGACGGCCAGTTTGGCGTGGCCTACGACGCGAACGTGCTGGTCCTCGAGGGCGGCTCTGTGAGCTGGTTGCCCCCGGCCATCTACCGCAGCACCTGTGCCGTGGAGGTCACCTACTTCCCCTTTGACTGGCAGAACTGCTCCCTCGTTTTCCG CTCTCAGACCTACAATTCCCGAGAGGTGGAGTTCGTCTTTGCCGTGGACGATGCTGGTGAGACCGTCAACAAGATCGACATCGACACTGAGGCCTATACTG AGAACGGCGAGTGGGCCATCGACTTCTGCCCAGGGGTGATCCGCCGCCACGACGGAGGCTCAGCTGACGGCCCGGGGGACACCGACGTCATCTACACGCTCATCATTCGCCGGAAGCCGCTGTTCTACATCATTAACATCATCGTGCCCTGCGTGCTCATCTCCAGCCTAGTGCTGCTCGCCTACTTCCTGCCTGCGCAGG CCGGCGGCCAGAAATGCACCGTCTCCATCAACGTCCTGCTTGCCCAGACCGTCTTCCTGTTTCTAATTGCCCAAAAAATCCCAGAGACGTCTCTGAGCGTGCCGCTGCTGGGCAG GTACCTAATTTTCGTCATGGTGGTTGCCACGCTCATTGTCATGAACTGCGTCATCGTGCTCAACGTATCACTGCGGACGCCCACCACTCACGCCATGTCCCCGCGGCTGCGCCAC GTTTTACTGGAGTTGCTGCCGCGCCTCCTGGGCTCCGGGCCACCCCCTGCAGCCCCCCGGGCAGCCTCGCCTCCGAGGCGGGCGTCTTCCGTGGGCATCCTGCTCCGCGCCGAGGAGCTGATTCTAAAGAAGCCGCGGAGCGAGCTGGTGTTTGAGGGGCAGCGGTACCGGCGCGGGACCTGGGCCG CTACGCTCTGTCAAAGCCTGGGTGCCGCCGCCCCGGAGGTCCGCTGCTGTGTGGACGTCGTGAACTTCGTGGCCGAGAGCACGCGAGACCAGGAGGCCACTGGCGAGGTGGGGCACTGCCGAGGCCCCTTCCTGTGCTGCTGGATGGCGCAGGGCCCCCCTTATGACTCCGCTTGTGCCCACTCTTCCTCAGGAGGTGTCCGACTGGGTGCGCATGGGGAAGGCCCTGGACAACATCTGCTTCTGGGCCGCCTTGGTGCTCTTCAGCGTGGGCTCTGGCCTCATCTTCCTCGGGGGTTTCCTCAACCAGGTGCCCCATCTGCCTTTCCCCCCGTGCATACAGACCTGAGCCCTTGCTCCCGTGGCCTTCAACCTTCCTACTCATCTCCAGGAGGATTGTATTATGATCCTTCCCCACTGCCGATAATAAACCTGCATTTTGAATTCTCAAGCGGAATTGTGTGTGCTCTTGCCTGTAGGTCAGAGCTCTGA
- the CHRNE gene encoding acetylcholine receptor subunit epsilon isoform X3 — protein MAEALLCVLLFLGLLGSSEGNNEELRLYHHLFDNYDPGSRPVRGPEDTVTITIKVTLTNLISLNEKEETLTSSVWIGIDWQDYRLNYSKDDFGGIETLRVPSELVWLPEIVLENNIDGQFGVAYDANVLVLEGGSVSWLPPAIYRSTCAVEVTYFPFDWQNCSLVFRSQTYNSREVEFVFAVDDAGETVNKIDIDTEAYTENGEWAIDFCPGVIRRHDGGSADGPGDTDVIYTLIIRRKPLFYIINIIVPCVLISSLVLLAYFLPAQAGGQKCTVSINVLLAQTVFLFLIAQKIPETSLSVPLLGRYLIFVMVVATLIVMNCVIVLNVSLRTPTTHAMSPRLRHVLLELLPRLLGSGPPPAAPRAASPPRRASSVGILLRAEELILKKPRSELVFEGQRYRRGTWAATLCQSLGAAAPEVRCCVDVVNFVAESTRDQEATGEEVSDWVRMGKALDNICFWAALVLFSVGSGLIFLGGFLNQVPHLPFPPCIQT, from the exons GCAGCAGTGAGGGGAACAATGAGGAATTGCGTCTTTATCACCATCTCTTCGACAACTATGACCCAGGAAGCCGCCCAGTGAGGGGGCCTGAGGACactgtcaccatcaccatcaaGGTTACCCTGACCAATCTCATCTCACTG AATGAGAAAGAGGAGACCCTCACTTCCAGCGTCTGGATTGGAATC GATTGGCAGGATTACCGACTCAACTACAGCAAGGACGACTTCGGGGGCATAGAAACCCTGCGGGTCCCTTCAGAACTCGTGTGGTTACCAGAAATTGTGCTGGAAAACAA CATCGACGGCCAGTTTGGCGTGGCCTACGACGCGAACGTGCTGGTCCTCGAGGGCGGCTCTGTGAGCTGGTTGCCCCCGGCCATCTACCGCAGCACCTGTGCCGTGGAGGTCACCTACTTCCCCTTTGACTGGCAGAACTGCTCCCTCGTTTTCCG CTCTCAGACCTACAATTCCCGAGAGGTGGAGTTCGTCTTTGCCGTGGACGATGCTGGTGAGACCGTCAACAAGATCGACATCGACACTGAGGCCTATACTG AGAACGGCGAGTGGGCCATCGACTTCTGCCCAGGGGTGATCCGCCGCCACGACGGAGGCTCAGCTGACGGCCCGGGGGACACCGACGTCATCTACACGCTCATCATTCGCCGGAAGCCGCTGTTCTACATCATTAACATCATCGTGCCCTGCGTGCTCATCTCCAGCCTAGTGCTGCTCGCCTACTTCCTGCCTGCGCAGG CCGGCGGCCAGAAATGCACCGTCTCCATCAACGTCCTGCTTGCCCAGACCGTCTTCCTGTTTCTAATTGCCCAAAAAATCCCAGAGACGTCTCTGAGCGTGCCGCTGCTGGGCAG GTACCTAATTTTCGTCATGGTGGTTGCCACGCTCATTGTCATGAACTGCGTCATCGTGCTCAACGTATCACTGCGGACGCCCACCACTCACGCCATGTCCCCGCGGCTGCGCCAC GTTTTACTGGAGTTGCTGCCGCGCCTCCTGGGCTCCGGGCCACCCCCTGCAGCCCCCCGGGCAGCCTCGCCTCCGAGGCGGGCGTCTTCCGTGGGCATCCTGCTCCGCGCCGAGGAGCTGATTCTAAAGAAGCCGCGGAGCGAGCTGGTGTTTGAGGGGCAGCGGTACCGGCGCGGGACCTGGGCCG CTACGCTCTGTCAAAGCCTGGGTGCCGCCGCCCCGGAGGTCCGCTGCTGTGTGGACGTCGTGAACTTCGTGGCCGAGAGCACGCGAGACCAGGAGGCCACTGGCGAG GAGGTGTCCGACTGGGTGCGCATGGGGAAGGCCCTGGACAACATCTGCTTCTGGGCCGCCTTGGTGCTCTTCAGCGTGGGCTCTGGCCTCATCTTCCTCGGGGGTTTCCTCAACCAGGTGCCCCATCTGCCTTTCCCCCCGTGCATACAGACCTGA
- the C19H17orf107 gene encoding uncharacterized protein C17orf107 homolog: protein MKGTPGSLDTLLWVYHFHSSTEVALQPPLLSSLELALTAAQEYLEQRFGELKSLEPREPEKQPAPEPTLGLVLREAAASVLSFGATLLEISALWLQREARRLHGGDSSPGPASDAGDPGRALARVAQAAEQGARQAAAAAGASTRLLLQGARLCLSGRSLQGSASFLQQWRRQLGLGPPKGPVPPDVGKEFGRKRSLGETQHCPPALTHDSNPDAGSEGLLFLILQMGDWGHSSAISGPESILVWKFR, encoded by the exons ATGAAGGGGACCCCCGGCTCCCTGGACACCCTCCTGTGGGTCTACCACTTCCACAGCTCCACTGAG GTGGCCCTCCAGCCCCCGCTTCTGTCTTCCCTGGAACTCGCTCTGACCGCGGCCCAAGAATATCTGGAGCAGAGATTCGGGGAGCTGAAGTCCCTGGAGCCGCGCGAGCCGGAAAAGCAGCCCGCCCCCGAGCCCACCCTGGGCCTGGTGCTGAGAGAAGCCGCGGCCAGTGTCCTGAGTTTCGGCGCCACCTTGTTGGAG ATCTCAGCCCTGTGGCTGCAGCGGGAGGCACGGCGACTACATGGCGGCGACAGCAGCCCGGGCCCAGCCTCAGACGCCGGGGATCCGGGTCGAGCGCTGGCCCGGGTCGCCCAGGCCGCGGAGCAGGGGGCTCGACAAGCGGCGGCTGCGGCTGGCGCGAGCACCCGCCTCCTCCTCCAAGGGGCACGGCTATGCCTGTCTGGACGGAGTCTGCAGGGGTCCGCCTCATTCCTGCAACAATGGCGGCGCCAGCTGGGCCTGGGACCCCCAAAGGGACCG GTCCCGCCCGATGTTGGAAAGGAGTTTGGAAgaaagaggtccctgggtgagaCCCAGCACTGTCCCCCAGCTTTGACTCACGATTCCAATCCAGACGCTGGAAGTGAGGGTCTCCTCTTTCTCATTCTGCAGATGGGAGACTGGGGTCACTCAAGTGCGATTTCAGGGCCAGAG